A stretch of the Bacillus sp. FJAT-18017 genome encodes the following:
- a CDS encoding DedA family protein, whose product MELEFLVTMLKESGYTGLFLWILLGASTLPVPNELIMMTIGLAASQTPSHAGPIFLTTIAGVLSAVSGSYLLGRLIGHPLLQFLLRKERFAKKLSSSQRLMEKYHAYSLSFSYFLPGARSIIPFLYGFSKLSFRKFALYAYSGATLWVFIMFTAGYLFGDHIDVAVAYAGEIGLVILILAAIIIATVKRHRKRKPSGDDLDQPIVRATVPALQKPE is encoded by the coding sequence ATGGAACTAGAATTCTTAGTTACAATGCTCAAGGAAAGCGGCTATACCGGTCTGTTTTTATGGATACTGCTAGGTGCCTCCACACTGCCTGTTCCTAATGAACTTATTATGATGACAATCGGCCTTGCTGCCTCACAGACTCCATCTCATGCAGGTCCAATATTTCTAACTACCATTGCTGGTGTTCTGTCGGCTGTCAGCGGTAGCTACTTGCTTGGGAGGCTTATTGGCCACCCGCTCCTTCAGTTCTTGCTAAGAAAAGAACGTTTTGCCAAGAAGCTTTCATCCTCACAGCGACTCATGGAAAAATACCATGCATATTCCCTTTCCTTCAGTTACTTCCTGCCTGGAGCACGCAGTATCATCCCGTTCCTATATGGATTCAGTAAGCTTTCTTTTCGGAAATTCGCTTTATATGCATACAGCGGTGCAACGTTGTGGGTATTTATTATGTTCACAGCGGGTTACCTTTTCGGGGATCATATAGACGTGGCAGTAGCATATGCCGGGGAGATAGGACTCGTGATTTTAATCCTTGCAGCTATTATCATTGCCACCGTTAAGCGCCACCGCAAAAGGAAGCCCTCTGGTGATGACTTGGATCAACCAATTGTTCGAGCAACAGTTCCAGCACTTCAAAAACCGGAATAG
- a CDS encoding hotdog fold thioesterase: MELKDTMIEALGIEITLLKKGRVEATMPVDGRTRQPFGLLHGGASVALAETVASIGAYELVDKESEGVAGLEINANHIRGKSEGVVKAVATVLHQGRTTQVWDIKITDEQDKLICVSRCTMAVLKLKK, encoded by the coding sequence ATGGAATTGAAGGATACCATGATTGAAGCGCTTGGCATAGAAATTACCTTGCTTAAAAAAGGCAGGGTTGAAGCAACGATGCCTGTAGATGGAAGGACACGCCAGCCTTTCGGTCTATTGCATGGCGGGGCATCTGTGGCTCTTGCGGAAACGGTGGCCAGTATCGGTGCGTACGAATTGGTCGACAAAGAATCTGAAGGAGTCGCTGGGCTCGAAATAAATGCGAACCATATTCGTGGCAAATCGGAAGGCGTCGTCAAAGCTGTAGCAACGGTCTTGCATCAGGGCAGGACAACGCAGGTGTGGGATATCAAAATAACGGATGAACAGGATAAATTGATTTGTGTTTCCAGATGTACAATGGCGGTTCTCAAGCTTAAAAAATAA
- the kapD gene encoding 3'-5' exonuclease KapD: protein MTAKKQYLFIDFEFTMPERNVRSREFYPEIIEAGIVAVVDNKIHSQFSAYVVPARFPILSERCKSFLHISQQQINSGIPFSELVKHFEELGRGYDNTIVTWGNMDMKVLRQNCTASGLPFPLKGHEIDLSMEYKRFFGDQNQTGLWKAVQEYGKEGTGKHHRALDDALTTYNIFKLVEKDKRYLGKPKPTTIGDRVDFSKLLNEFA, encoded by the coding sequence GTGACAGCGAAAAAGCAGTATTTGTTTATTGATTTTGAATTTACCATGCCAGAGAGGAATGTAAGGTCCAGGGAGTTTTATCCAGAGATTATTGAAGCAGGCATTGTGGCTGTTGTAGATAACAAAATTCATTCCCAGTTTTCCGCCTATGTTGTGCCAGCGCGGTTCCCAATCCTATCAGAACGTTGCAAATCATTCTTACATATTTCCCAGCAGCAAATTAACTCAGGGATACCATTTTCCGAGTTGGTCAAGCACTTTGAAGAACTGGGCCGGGGATACGACAACACAATCGTTACATGGGGAAACATGGACATGAAGGTGCTTCGGCAAAATTGCACCGCCTCAGGGCTGCCATTCCCGCTGAAGGGACATGAAATTGATCTTTCGATGGAGTACAAACGGTTTTTTGGGGACCAAAACCAGACAGGGCTTTGGAAGGCTGTCCAGGAATATGGAAAGGAAGGGACAGGGAAGCATCACCGCGCCCTAGATGATGCGCTAACCACTTACAATATCTTTAAGCTTGTAGAAAAAGATAAGCGTTATCTTGGAAAGCCTAAGCCGACAACAATTGGCGACAGGGTTGACTTTTCAAAGCTATTGAACGAATTCGCATAA
- a CDS encoding kinase-associated lipoprotein B, which produces MSGFNQGEIVTGIYKTGKYIAEFVEERPAGMLVRVLAVLKHPLQGDLHHPKDAEVGFFHERRALSYREGAVIPKQMVKKYEGEVPEYKVSLKEALGKMRAELESDDSAFADMSLRNIEALEQDYFK; this is translated from the coding sequence TTGTCCGGATTTAATCAAGGAGAAATAGTAACGGGAATATACAAGACCGGAAAATACATAGCGGAATTCGTAGAGGAAAGGCCTGCCGGGATGCTGGTCCGTGTATTGGCCGTTTTAAAGCACCCTCTGCAGGGCGACCTCCATCATCCAAAGGATGCAGAAGTTGGCTTTTTCCATGAGAGGCGAGCACTTTCATACCGGGAAGGCGCAGTCATCCCAAAACAAATGGTTAAGAAATATGAAGGCGAAGTTCCGGAATATAAAGTCTCCTTAAAAGAAGCACTTGGGAAAATGAGGGCCGAACTCGAAAGTGACGATAGCGCATTTGCCGACATGAGCCTTCGGAATATTGAAGCTCTCGAGCAAGACTACTTTAAATAA
- a CDS encoding peptidylprolyl isomerase, producing MKKKFLTSIFGAMLILSACGTSEDNADKNNNNGNGGNTSEEAPKENKAQEQAKAPEGGYPQLSTEVAENERLVEMVTSMGTIKIKLFPDLAPKTVDNFIKLSEKNYYDGVIFHRVIKDFMIQGGDPDGTGMGGESAFGAPFEDEFNQSLMNFRGALSMANSGPNTNGSQFFIVQKTKLDDGMADQMKQAGYPDEAIKGYEKGGTPWLDFKHTVFGQVVEGMDVVDKIANVETGEADKPAKDVVIKDIKIVK from the coding sequence ATGAAAAAGAAATTTCTCACGTCTATATTCGGCGCTATGCTAATTCTATCTGCTTGCGGGACATCCGAGGACAATGCCGATAAGAATAACAACAATGGTAACGGTGGCAATACGAGCGAAGAAGCACCAAAGGAAAACAAGGCCCAGGAACAAGCAAAGGCTCCTGAAGGCGGTTATCCACAGCTATCGACAGAAGTTGCTGAAAATGAGCGGCTTGTCGAGATGGTGACCTCGATGGGAACAATCAAAATCAAACTGTTCCCCGACCTTGCACCAAAAACGGTTGACAACTTCATTAAACTGAGTGAAAAGAATTATTATGATGGCGTTATATTCCACAGGGTCATCAAGGACTTCATGATTCAGGGCGGCGACCCCGACGGAACTGGCATGGGCGGAGAAAGCGCATTTGGAGCTCCATTTGAGGATGAATTTAATCAAAGTCTGATGAATTTCCGCGGCGCACTTTCAATGGCTAACTCTGGACCAAACACAAATGGCAGCCAGTTTTTCATCGTTCAAAAAACCAAGCTTGACGATGGGATGGCGGATCAAATGAAACAGGCGGGTTATCCGGATGAAGCCATTAAAGGGTATGAAAAAGGCGGCACGCCATGGCTTGACTTCAAGCATACTGTGTTTGGGCAGGTTGTTGAAGGAATGGATGTAGTCGACAAGATTGCTAATGTTGAAACAGGTGAAGCGGACAAGCCTGCCAAAGACGTTGTCATCAAAGATATTAAAATCGTAAAATAA
- a CDS encoding manganese-dependent inorganic pyrophosphatase, with amino-acid sequence MNKILVFGHKNPDTDTICSAIAYAELKRKLGVNAEAVRLGDINGETAHALATFGAEAPRLVEKVAGEAAGVILVDHNERQQSADDINEVSILEVIDHHRIANFETSDPLYYRAEPVGCTATILNKIYKEKGIEIEKATAGLMLSAIISDSLLFKSPTCTQEDIDAAAELAEIAGVDANEYGLAMLKAGADLSDKTIAQLISLDAKEFQMGSSKVEIAQVNAVDTNDVMSKKAELEDAITAVVNEKGLDLFLFVVTDILTNDSVGLAIGREASAVEQAYNVALVDNTAVLKGVVSRKKQIVPVLTETFQKRNQK; translated from the coding sequence ATGAATAAGATTCTTGTATTCGGCCACAAAAATCCTGATACGGATACGATTTGTTCCGCTATTGCTTATGCGGAGTTAAAACGGAAGCTTGGCGTTAATGCAGAAGCTGTCCGGCTGGGAGATATTAATGGCGAAACTGCACATGCGCTCGCAACTTTTGGCGCAGAGGCACCACGCCTTGTTGAAAAAGTTGCCGGTGAGGCAGCGGGTGTCATTCTTGTTGACCACAATGAAAGGCAGCAGAGTGCGGATGATATAAACGAAGTTAGCATTCTTGAAGTGATCGACCATCACCGGATCGCAAACTTTGAAACAAGTGACCCGCTCTATTATCGCGCAGAGCCTGTAGGCTGCACAGCAACGATCCTGAACAAGATTTATAAGGAAAAAGGAATTGAGATTGAGAAGGCAACTGCCGGACTGATGCTGTCCGCGATCATTTCCGATTCACTTCTTTTTAAATCACCAACCTGTACCCAGGAAGATATTGATGCGGCTGCCGAGCTTGCAGAGATTGCCGGGGTTGACGCTAACGAATACGGGCTTGCCATGCTGAAAGCAGGAGCAGACCTTAGCGACAAAACGATTGCCCAATTGATTTCACTTGATGCGAAAGAATTCCAAATGGGTTCAAGCAAGGTTGAAATTGCACAAGTGAATGCAGTCGATACAAACGATGTGATGAGCAAGAAGGCTGAGCTCGAGGATGCTATCACAGCTGTTGTTAATGAGAAGGGACTTGATTTGTTCCTGTTCGTTGTCACGGATATCCTGACAAATGATTCCGTTGGCCTTGCAATCGGACGTGAAGCTTCCGCGGTCGAGCAGGCTTACAATGTTGCTCTTGTTGATAACACCGCTGTACTGAAAGGCGTTGTTTCACGGAAAAAGCAAATCGT